Part of the Lates calcarifer isolate ASB-BC8 unplaced genomic scaffold, TLL_Latcal_v3 _unitig_1625_quiver_1605, whole genome shotgun sequence genome is shown below.
CTCGCAACTTGTGGTCAAGGCTAGAGACAAGGACGGTGAAGAACGTTTGTGCCCCTGCTGCCGTCATAGAGGACAAGATCTACATCGTAGGAGGTGAGGTGTTTCACATTAGGGATGTAGCCATTAACATACATCAGGTGTTAATATTAACAGTTTTTTTGATCATGTAGGACATACATAATcaaaggataaggctggtgttatttttcttattctcAATAAATCCTGTGAAAAGACTTCAACCAGCAAtgttcttctctgctgctccaaGCCCATTGCttcctactgaagacataaggacataaattatattaaatcataaaaaacagatcatgaatatgtgtttttcagtaGTTTCCTGAAGCAGCTGGGcattgtagtttttagcaaatattACTCATGGAGGAGTAAAtagtgtatttgttggggactattttcagctgtggattaatacacatttggtgctctagtgagtatttccaggacagtgtgtgtggggttgACTTAAACTGcagtggagctctatggcacagaggaacaaGCTACAACTAGGATTTGGGTACACAGGAAATAGCACAAACAATTCATTGTAGGTTTTGGTTTCTCgtgttatttgttgttgtttgaaatataccaaaacatgaaaatttaATTTCCAGGGTACACCAGGCGAGTGATAGCCTATGACACCAAAGCCAACAAATTCGTCAAATGTGAGAACCTCAAAGAGCGAAGGATGCATCACAGTGCTACAGTGATCAACAACAAGCTGTACGTCACCGGTGGACGCATCCTCAACAGCCATGATGTCATCGAGGACTCAGACTGCTTCGAGTGTTATGACCCAAAGACAGACGTTTGGACATCGAAAGGCTCTTTGCCATACAAGCTATTTGACCACGGCTCTCTGCCGCTAGTCTGTGTTTCCAACAGACCCAACCCCCCATGACCGATCATCCAGTCAGCCACTTTTGGCAAATGCTTAGCTCCAAGTTCTTCACTTCCCCTTTGCCATGACTTATTGGCCTCTAACTACACAAATGGGAAACCATTTCAGACTGATGGCATTCCTTCACGCAGCTCAGTCTCTGCCACAACTTAGCGGCATGTTGAGTCAGGCGGACTTTAATGCGAATCAAAGGAGAGCTCAGCTGATGTGCAGAGGTGTCATGTCTGAGGCACCTGGGGTGGAACTGAACTGAGAACCCCAGAGATGACGAGAGGCAGTCATACATGCACAACAAGCAGCTGTTCAGACACAACACATTATCTGAAGAAGCTCTTTCTGCAGATGGCTGCGCCTGTTTGATGCTACCCAAAAGTTTGAGTGTTATAATTTCCCATACATTTATATGCAGCATATCACTCTGCCTGGCAGCTGCAGATTACTTTTCTATGACAATTAGATACATAGGGAATTATGCATCTGGCTGTGTATCTATGAGCTCTGCTTGTCTTGTAAAACTGACAATGACAGATCAGACAGCTAATTAATTTGCACTTTATAAAAAACACATTCCTCCGTGACCCACATGCTTCTAACAGAGTGCACTTGATGATGAAAACAGTTGTGACAGAACATGGATAAGCTCCCGTGGCAAAGTACAGCAGTCCAGTATGGCCGCTGTAATGTTCCCTCGAAGAATAGTTTTACTAGAATAACATTTTCTGGGTCAACACTATTCCAGTTTTGCTGGCTTGGTCCGTTACTTTTAGAATTATTCCCACAACTCCCAACAAAGCATGTTCTGTATATCATTTTACGAATGTTACagcaagtaaaataaaaagacgTGATGTTTCAGAGAGGAAATACAAATGATTGTTTTCTTCAGTGGTTGTTTACCTTTAATTTTATCATGTGCAATTGCTAGATAAAGAAAATGGCTTCGCAGGCAGCTATGTTGATGTGACGACATGTGACAATGACGCCTTTGAATGCAAGTGCCTGGTGGGAATGCAGTGACCCTGCTCAGCACAACCATGCCTTGAGATGGTTTTAGGGAGATTGTCAGGGTTTACAGGTTACAATGAGTTCACGGCCACACACACGTTACTTGCAGGTGGTTACTCACAAGCACGTCCAGTGATCTGAAATCAATCCTCTATttgtcagaggaaacaacaggaCGAAGCAAAAACTGTTCGAGAtgtatgacaaaaaaaaaaacaaaaaaaacaggccaCAGTCAACAAGACTGTGGAAACATGTTGTACCATCACTGCTGGCCACTACTGTCTCCATCCTGTACCCCTCTTGACCCTCATGGAGCACACATTCACTGCTGTACTCAACCAGCCTCTGGGTGacaatcaccatggcaaccctGTTATCACACCAATGGATCATCTATGGCATGCATCCCTGTAGTGAGTCTGTTTAAGACTGCATCAGCGATCAGCTGCATGATGTACAATGTGCTGCTGTTACTTGCACAACTGAGGGACATCTctatatttcttttcatttctcattgtgCAACACACTTATATTTTGGTTATTTACTTTCCTGTGTGTGACTTTCTTTCAGAGGAACATTCGCTTATTTTTACAGtatgaatgtacagtacaaaaGAAAATCCTGTATTTGATTTATTGCTCTGAATGTCTCTACATACAAAAACAGGTTGACACAACTGACTGAATCTGTGAACTCTGCTTACTGGTCTTTAGTTGAACTTGCAGACTTTAAATGGTTCTCCAGTTGTCTGCAGTCAGGCTGAGTCATGTTCCCCTCATACACAAGGGAGCATTGTTGACACGGACAGAAACATGTTCGCTGGCTATCAGGTGACACACATTTTGCTCTCCATACATCATTAAGTACCAGTGCGACATCCACAGAAATACTGCATTATATTTAACTTTGGTGTAATATTGTAAGAGCAATGATAGAAGGTTAAATCAGTTTATCTTAGATGACATTAACACACTGCTTTATGTTACAGTGTGACTGACGTGTGCCAACCTCTCGATCCCCCAGGCCACATTCTCTTCATACAGAGTGTTGGCCATCCATGTAGGAGCTCCACATGTAGGCTAAATATCTAGTTACCGGTCCACTCCGACAGGCTTGACTTGTATGCAGCCCTCCAGTGAAGTTGACCTTAGGGAAAGAGATCTAGGATCAGATTTCACTCTTAAATTTTAATCCCTGCCCATTAGTGGGGAAACATTGAAACTTGCCTAGGAGCAGCGACCAAAAGGGAATTTCATCACAGTCCACATTAGCAAGCTCAGACTGTCATTGGGTTAAATGGTTCCTTGTTAGCCTGGTCACTCTGAATGCCTCACAACAaccctctgtttctgtgtctatGTGCAAATCACTCTTGAGACAAAACACTGTTAACAATGAACCTAAATGTCTGAACTGTATTAAGATAAAGTGCCGTGAGCTGAGTCAGATGTCATTCAGTTAGCCAGAGCAGCATTTAAGAGCAACGCCCTGTGAGACTTTTTTATTAAGCTGCTGCTAAATACACAGCCTCTTCAGAATCTTTATTGAGTATGTGTTTGCTTGCTGTCTTTCCATAGAAACCAGTGTGTGAGGGTCACCCTTCAGGGAAGCTGTGGCCCAGCAGgttattttcagtgtctgttaCTAACCCATCAAGGGATAGCATTTCATTGCTTGCCACCGCTGTGTGTGAgctcatacacactcacacacacacacacacacacgcatacacagtTGTGGTTAAGTGACCTGTATGCATATATATGTGCAGCATGCATCAGCACGCtcatacagtataaatacattATCCAATATCTACCACTATAAACCCTATGCTAGAACAGGCTCTCGCTGTACTTACTTTTGAACTATTTCACCTAAATCTGAATAACCCCCTGAGCAGTGTCATTACTGCCaagtgtgggaaaaaaaagtaatgaaaactATGAGATGAAACCAATAACTGAGTTCCCATTCCTCTGTTATAACCAACTTTTCCAAGTCTTAAGTTCCCAATTGTAGAATTGCATTTCATTAATATcagacattatttatttatttattggtttgAGAGACACATAACAACCAGCTTAACAACCAACAACACCTGCTTTCAGCTTGGAGCAGTTCTGAATGCTAACTGAAGGATTTCCCTGCTGTGTCATGTGAGAAGGCCTTTTACCAGTCTGTAACTTCATCCCCCAGTGTTAATGTGATGGATGAGGCTTGAAGAGGGTTCACACCCAAACAGCCAGGGATGATTTAGAAAAGACGGAAACTCTGTTAACTGTGTGGTCTATTTTACACAAGATCAGTTGAGTAGATTGCCAGTCTCACTTTATGTATTTGcctgacactttttttttttttagcattaatGCTAAACACCTTTAGAAACAATGTAatctaaaactgtcaaatctCTTAAAATGCACTTTATTCTTAAAGCTACAAagtcattaaaacacacagtagtGTTTTAGTGAAAATAAGTAACAGAATCAATTTTAAGATTGGGTATGGtgtctttaatttatttttaataccaGAGTAGAACTACATAAAAATCAGGAAACcaagtgaaagaagaaaaacggAGGTAATAATTTTCGGTTTATGGAGCTAGTAAAGGTCTCTGGGTAGCCCGTTAAATGTACTGTCACCATTGCTAAACTGATAACTACTGAAGCTGGTTAATTGCAAACAGTGTTTGTATGGCAACACTTTGTTATGATCAAACATATCAAGAGATTTAACTTCTAAACACCTGCAATACATATCTTCCACCACATGATGTCGCTAAGACAACAGGATGATGATGTAAAGACAACAGAGAGATTTCCTTTTATCGCCCTCTGCTGACTAATGTAACTCTGCATGTTTGAAAAACTAGATTTAACACTAAGCCTGACATTCTGTATCAGGGTAACCGAGTCAAACGTAAGAATCATGATGATTTTATTATAATttctttgataaaaacaaatagatCACAGTACAGCATGCACACATTCCTTACAGAGGTCTAAAATAAATCTGGTCAGATGTTGTTGGAGCATGGCTGGTTAGGCTTTGTGTTCATTTGGTAATATCTGtcacaaaacacactgtatgaaCATAAGatgtttgtatgtatatgtgtatatgagtgtTGAAAGGGATAATATGTTCATAAAGCATATTCAATGACAGTtacacacttaaaaaaatgccTACATTCAATTCAGGggagtgttttgttttagccATTATTCTTCCTTACAAACAACCAGCAACCATTcatacacattttcattcatgagGAACCCTGGGTAATGGCACTATGGACCCCCCCAAGAGGTGATAAACTAAgattttaataattattattaattaagaCAAAAACCCAACATAAACAATAAATTGGTCCAATGAAAGTGCTATTTGCAATTTAGAGGAATATCTTAACACTGAGGAGTTTATAAACTATACAATAGAAATAAAATCTTACTATTGACACAAACATAATAACACTAATAATAAAGGTCTCATAGAAGAATTTCAAATAAAGAAACTCTAGAGGCAGAAATCATAAAACATGGTAAAATTATACTTCTACTTCGTTAagtttttttatattaaatttaaatttggaACAATTAGGATATACAGCATGTACACATTCATTACCCACATTTCTGTGCTTCTATTGCCCAGCTTGGAACATGGAAGGGCAAGAAACCAAATCTTGGATTACCCTAAAATGTCCCCCATTTAGTTTATCACACATATGTACAATAGGTCCGCAACTATAAAggcatttaaagaaaaagaaaaaaaaacattttggcaCCAGGCACAGAATTGAATATACATAATAACTAAAAGTTAAACCCCACccagaaaaataaagtgttatgTGATAATAGTAAATATGCATTTAAActggctaaaaaaaaagaagaagaaagaatggTGTAACATTTGGCATAATTGTTGCTGGAAGAATAAAGTAAGGGCAGGGGAGTGGCTGAGATCTAACCCAGCAGACCTGACAGGAGGATCTACAGTGCATTTCTGTCAAAAAGACAATCGGTTGTTCTTCCTGAGTGCGCATAGTAAACAGGAACTGGAAAATTTATCGGTAGCTAAGATTAGGGTTTGGGCCTTGATACTATTTACACAAATTCACTGGAACTTTTGGCTTTCTGTATTATCTGATCCCGCTATTATGTCAAATATACATTCTCTTACCAGGTTCACATCAGCAGCTCGATGTGTCCATTTATCAACCAACAATCACTGCCACTGATACAAGCATGGCTCTCTTTTGTTATCAGGCAGCTACTGCAGAGCCCTGACTAGTCACAACCAATCATAGTGCGTCAATGTTTCCTGAGAGGGGAGGGTAAGGTGTAAGAACCTTAACTACCTTTGGGGTAGGGATGGGCTGGCTTCATGGTcacttctgatttttttttgaaaataaccatttacatcaacagcagtgaaccaGTCCAGGTCAAAATCAGACTAAGAagggatttttttaaatccatttaaTCAAATAAACTCAGCTCGAACAAAAGTGCACAGGGCGGTCCTACTTTCTACACCTCATTGATGGTGCGCTCTGAGGGCCGGAAGTTGACCGAGTTAGAAGACGACATGTAGAAGGATTGGGTTTTGCGATTGAGGCGGGCACGCTTGGTAGCCACGCACAGGCTGCGCTTGCTGGAGGAGATGATCTCCGTGATGAACTTTTTGCAGTCTACACACACCTCCATGGTGACCCAGTCCTCCGTCAGCTCCTTGGGGAGCTCTGGCTCGTCCTGTGACCGGCCATCtttgctgctactgctgccaTGCTTGGAAAACCTGagtatagagagagagaaataatgaaCAACTAACCTGTAAACACATGACGTTTTTACCATATTTTCTCTGTATATAGAAAGAAATGGGAGTTCTGCAGTGACATACTTATAAACGCTTCGACGTAGGCTGTGACGGCTGTGTCCAGACCCAAACGGGTTCTTTTCAGGCTCTGCAGGGGCGGACGCTCCACTTGCCTCTTCTTTAGCCATTGCACTGGGGCCCAGAGAATAGATGGGCAAGGTGGAGTAAGGTTTAGACGGCAGCCGCATCTGAGGTACGAACatacacaaaatgatgaaaactgcTCAGATAGTTTTCATGGATCAGCCAACAGGTGTCAAGAGTGTCAACAAATTTTACAGAAAAGTGTTCATGAGTGTGTTAAATATAAGTCAACAGCCTCCTACCTTTTTAGAGCACTGGGAACACACAGGCCTGAGGTAGATAAAAATGAACCGTTAAGTTCAATAttactgaacagctgctgcacttcAGTTGAGTGGTTCTAGTAAAAGCGATTTCAATTTACCTTTTGCAGAACTGGCAGGTGTAGGACCAGGTAAAGAGGGAGAACCTCTTGGTCCGACACGAAAAGCAAAGCTAGAGAGAAGAGAACGAGCTGAGGTAAATGGTATCTGTAGTCAGGAAATATCAGCCTGAAACCTgaggacagttttttttttctacctttcCTTTCTTGAGGGCGTTGTAGATGTCTTTGTACTGCTGAAACTTCTCCAGCTCGGCCTTGACCAGAACCTGTCTGATGTgcatcacctcctccaccgTCAGAGCCAGACACTCCACCGGGTAGCAGAACTCCTCCTGGACAAAAAGAATAATCGCATCAGCAAACTCACCTTAACGTTCACTCGTCAGACCAAACGGATTCACCCGAAACTGTTCAACAGCAAGAGGTGATGGCATCCGCTGTCACAGAGACTGTCACCACGTGAGTGTAGCTAAATGGAAAAACCAAGCTCCCACTGCACACCACTTAACCAAAAGACCGAACATGCAATGAGATGGTGAGGGTGAAAACAGTCCTCTACATGAAGGATGCTTCCAGTGACATCACAGTGTGACaatgaacagaaatacagagcaTCCTGGTGATGTAACCCCCCCGCCCCcatgttggtggtggtggtccaCAGCTTTTGACGAtctgattatttcattattgcATTAACTTTATTACTGCCCTCATGTCCATattaaaaataaccaaaaactAGACTCAACAGATAAGAACGTTTCTAAATGTAAGAGTCAATTTAATTTGGTAATTTCCATGTTTACTTCTAACATAACTCAATAGGACTACAGCCATAACATGCATGTTTTCTATACAGCTGAATGTTTAGCAATCTTTATTTCTACCCAACTAAGCAAGTGGACCCCCACCAAGTTGCAAGCTGGAGATTTGTGACATAGCTTTTCCTTTCATCTTTGTTAATGCTCCCAAAGTCAAACTCAGAAaaagttaataataaaaaataaaaaaaaagctcaggGAACTTTACTTTTACCAATCATATACACTCAGTTAGCTAGGATTAGAAAATGTGAGCTTCTGATGTAAATGTTCACAGATTATTTCTCAACTCTCACTTCCTTCATAACCTTCCCTGAGCTATTTTCATTATGCAACAGATCTCCTGTTCACACAAAGGGTCATGACACGAGGTCCCGTTCATCCAAAACACATCTGTAATGAATTATAAGTTATTCTGGATGGCTTCCCCACACAGTGTCATGAGCTTTTGATGATACAATTTAATGATATGCAGTAACAGTGACATACCGTGCCCTGAGCACCACTGGCTGCTTCCACCTGACCAGCAGACAGAAGGAACAGGGACATTCAAACAAAGCAGGACCTCAtaatgacatacagtacatttcataAAATCTAATATAAGAGCTTCATGAGGTTATCAGGGGATATTCTGGAGAGACTGTCAGATACATGATTATTTACAGCCTAATTTGTCTGAAACTCTCACTGCATGAGCTCACAccattattatttcatttcatatgtGGCATGAAATTTAATTTCACAACAGCAGAACTTTGTAACAGAGTCTCATGATTGAAAAATCATCCGACAACGTCCATCTCAAAAGGAAGAGTTCATGTAGATGAGCATTCATCCCgtgatttcattttttctgctcCTTCACAGACACCACGGATCGTAGCTGGTGTCTACTAATGGTGCAGAGCCACATTTTACTCTGACCAGTGTCcctttaacaaaacaaaaactttgatacaaaactttaaaaaaaaaaaggatggtgATGGATAGACAGCATTATGACCAAGTTACCTTGGCGCTGGGATCCGCCATCAGCTGCAGCattacacaaaacagaaaataactgcaAGTAAGTCTTTGGGACCAGACGGCCAATCAGCGTAAACAGATTAATGACAGCATAATATGAGCACCACAAGGGGAGGGGAGCTGCAACAAAGACctttctgttttacatctactaGTGAAGCTCAACCTGGTTTCTATGTGAAAGGCTAAGAATGCTCAAGCATGTGCTTAggtcaaaaaaaaatacagagagagaaaatgaaaagaaacatggCCTCTGGTAAAAGAAATTACTCTTTGATTTTATCCTGAAAAGGATGACTAGTGGACTCTAAATGTTATCTTTTGATTCTCTGGAATTGGCACAAATAAGTTTAATTGATGTTATTTTTAAGAGACAAGACAGGATGTTTTTAAGTGAATCATCAGAAATATCAGATTGTCTTTAAAATAACAATGCAAGTGACTAATCTTAAGTGGGAGATACTGTGAAAGTGTAGTGTAAAAATCGAAATATCAAGTTATGCCCGTGAGAGCGGGTCTGCCATTAAACCCGCGAGTGGTAAGAATGAATCAATTCCATCTAAATCCTCTTGGTGCAGCGGCCTGTCCTGTGGTTTCAATTACATCCATCAACCTCACTAGAATCATACGACCGGCGCAGAGTTACCGATGACCTCATGGCAAACAAATGACTGGTCACAGGACGGGAGTAAATTCAACAGACACATATTGTACGTCCAGTGTTGTTGGTAGATGCAGCCACGGTGATGGGCTGccattcatttaaatgacatGTGATGTCCATGTTTACGACCAAACTCTGCAAATCATATAAATGCTTTTCAGTGGCCACATACTTGTAAATTCTGCTTTGTATTTAGTTATATTTCATTAGTGTGCAGACTGTGGTACATTTGACTGATTAGATTAGAGGATAATCTAAGTTACATCAATAAGGAGTGGAATATACTATCTTAATTTAATGATCTAACATGGATGTATTTGCTACAGATGCATGCTATGATGCAATGTGGAAGGTTAAAGATGTGTCATCAACTCTTAAgggcttcattcattcattctttcattcattcattctttctttcaggcCTTGATGGTTAATCCAATAGGAATAGTTCCCATAGTTATCGTACCAAAGACTTGGAGGTCTGTCTGGATGGAGGGACAAAGGGACGGACACAGGTGGGGGCCTCCTTTTCGATAGAGTGCCGCCTCTGTGGAGACTGACGCTTGTCTGGCTGCGGGGTGGCAGAAACAGGAAGGAACTTTGGAGGAGCTGGAGACACGGGACAAACAAAGAAGAATGcatgaaaagatgagaaaagagTGGAATATAATATGTTACAGTACGATCAAGGGAACCTCTTACCCTTCTTCCCTATGATGGACTCAGGTGACGTGTCCTCCAACAAAGATGTGGACATGCTGGAGCTGCTTCGCGTGGGCTCCTCCTGTCATCAGAGGATTACACATATTAAGTCACAAGGTACTGACAGCTTCAAACCACTTTGAATATTACATAAGAAAACAAAGTCCAGTCCAGATTCCCTGAGAAATATTAACAAGCTGATTGTCTTTGAGTTTATGTCAGCATTACTTGTCTGTTGAGCCATTTGAAACATGAAACAGGGGACACTTCAATTACACTGCAGATGATGCATCAATATTTGTCAAGCTGCTAAATTGAAACATGACCTTTATtatgcaaataaacaatgtAGATTTTCTCTCTTAAAGCATCAAATATAGAAGTCACCACATCTCATGAATGCAGCCGACATCTTACATCAGATTCGGAGCTGTCCAGCTCAGCCAGCGTGGGGCGCCCTGAGCAGTCTCTTCCTCTGACTGAGAGGCTGCACTCCACCTT
Proteins encoded:
- the LOC108889724 gene encoding LOW QUALITY PROTEIN: protein spire homolog 1-like (The sequence of the model RefSeq protein was modified relative to this genomic sequence to represent the inferred CDS: deleted 1 base in 1 codon) yields the protein SADACFLLTPFTGAGKSISTPQDLFRSSDTPDAPRKLAGSTHSLASGTTGPSQGGVQPLSQRKRLLRAPTLAELDSSESDEEPTRSSSSMSTSLLEDTSPESIIGKKAPPKFLPVSATPQPDKRQSPQRRHSIEKEAPTCVRPFVPPSRQTSKSLLMADPSAKVEAASGAQGTEEFCYPVECLALTVEEVMHIRQVLVKAELEKFQQYKDIYNALKKGKLCFSCRTKRFSLFTWSYTCQFCKRPVCSQCSKKMRLPSKPYSTLPIYSLGPSAMAKEEASGASAPAEPEKNPFGSGHSRHSLRRSVYKFSKHGSSSSKDGRSQDEPELPKELTEDWVTMEVCVDCKKFITEIISSSKRSLCVATKRARLNRKTQSFYMSSSNSVNFRPSERTINEV